A single window of uncultured Tolumonas sp. DNA harbors:
- a CDS encoding OFA family MFS transporter produces MNYSRKRWLILIASCFINLCIGSMYAWSVFSAPMAEYLSQLNGIHLTPANLSIVFVVANSIGPITMISGGKINDKFGPRFVIFVGGLMFGGGMFLSGYATHLDHLILSYGILTGLGLGMVYGATISTSIKFFPDKRGFVGGVTTALFGISSVIIPPIAAIITKEMGVISSFKIIGMAFTLIVCISAFFIDKCPDGFKPHGWQPPAANRATSGVNKDWKEMLQTPSFYILITLLTCGAVAGLMCIALASPLAQKMIGMSTAAATAAVSTLALFNVLGRISAGIISDKIGRINTLALACLLSIVGLYLLYISGEGDIETFYFGISIIGASFGSFMGVFPGFTADQFGAKNNSVNFGIMFSGFAVAGYAGPTIMTLIFNATNSYKGAFLIGIGFSVAGLALTYVYRIANKKFSPELSFANK; encoded by the coding sequence ATGAATTACTCAAGAAAAAGGTGGCTAATATTAATTGCTAGCTGCTTTATCAATTTATGCATCGGTTCTATGTATGCATGGAGTGTATTTTCTGCACCGATGGCGGAATATTTAAGTCAATTAAATGGCATTCATTTAACACCCGCTAATTTGTCGATTGTCTTTGTGGTCGCTAATTCCATTGGGCCGATCACGATGATTTCCGGCGGTAAAATTAATGATAAATTTGGCCCTCGATTTGTTATTTTTGTTGGTGGCCTGATGTTTGGTGGTGGAATGTTTTTATCCGGCTACGCAACACATCTTGATCACCTAATTCTTTCCTATGGAATATTAACCGGTCTTGGTTTAGGCATGGTTTATGGCGCAACAATTAGTACTTCAATTAAGTTTTTCCCGGATAAACGTGGTTTTGTCGGTGGTGTGACTACGGCATTATTTGGTATTAGCTCGGTTATTATCCCGCCAATTGCGGCGATAATCACAAAGGAAATGGGTGTTATTTCCTCATTTAAAATAATTGGTATGGCATTTACATTAATTGTTTGTATTAGTGCATTTTTCATTGATAAATGTCCGGATGGTTTTAAACCTCATGGCTGGCAGCCACCGGCAGCAAATCGTGCAACATCGGGTGTGAATAAAGATTGGAAAGAGATGTTACAAACACCTTCTTTCTATATTTTGATCACGCTGCTGACCTGCGGGGCGGTTGCTGGTTTGATGTGTATCGCATTAGCTTCACCGTTAGCACAAAAAATGATTGGCATGTCGACTGCTGCGGCAACTGCTGCCGTTTCTACATTGGCTCTATTTAATGTGTTAGGTCGTATTTCAGCCGGTATTATTTCAGACAAAATTGGTCGTATTAATACGCTAGCACTTGCTTGTTTGCTTTCTATCGTAGGGCTTTATTTACTTTATATTTCTGGTGAAGGTGATATTGAGACCTTTTATTTTGGTATTTCAATTATCGGCGCTAGTTTTGGTTCTTTCATGGGGGTGTTCCCTGGGTTCACCGCAGATCAATTCGGCGCTAAAAATAACAGCGTTAATTTTGGTATTATGTTTTCCGGCTTTGCTGTGGCGGGATATGCCGGCCCGACCATTATGACATTAATATTTAATGCCACAAACAGTTATAAAGGTGCCTTTTTAATTGGCATTGGCTTTAGTGTGGCAGGTTTAGCTTTAACTTATGTCTATCGGATCGCTAATAAGAAATTTAGTCCTGAATTGTCTTTTGCCAATAAGTAG
- a CDS encoding NAD(P)/FAD-dependent oxidoreductase produces the protein MKRKYPHLCKTIKIGNVYFRNRMFGAPMGGTDITADCTVGPASTAFYEYRAKGGAASVTVSELVVHPKTEGSHMYHLDLHTPGSLASFTYTADAIRRHGAIASVELSHSGQYAGTYLTDKDKKEGLCQWGPSDGTRPDGREVRALTEELIQEIIEAYGEKAALAKKAGFEMVMVHGGHGWLINQFLSPYFNKRTDKYGGSLENRVRFAQEVLDSIRKAVGVGFPIEFRMSGSELFDGGYDLNDGIEIAKLLESRIDLLHVSAGTYQRGFGVTHPSMFLPHGSNVYLAEAIKKQVNVPVATIGGLNDPQMMEDIIASGKADIVEMARALLADPELPKKITMNRDEYIVRCLRCYTCMAERAQTATRRCTVNPIIGRELDGMEILPAANKKKVLVVGAGPGGLQAALTAAKRGHEVILCEKNDEVGGILIGEQAIPFKYEMYQLGVTLGKLCHEAGVDIRLNTPVDKAYAEAIDADAIIIAVGSEPVMPPIKGLDSEQVVLINDYHHHKEKISDDVVVLGGGLAGCEVAIHFARENKRVRLVEMNSELSPDANVRHRPLLLAEIEKSGIEVFKNHKALEVNNDGVLCQDKNGNEVLIPGTSVVCALGQRSRRDIVDELWDSAPLVSQIGDCVKVSTITTAVYQGHHAAMDV, from the coding sequence ATGAAACGAAAATATCCACATTTATGTAAAACAATTAAAATTGGGAACGTCTATTTTAGAAATCGCATGTTTGGTGCGCCGATGGGCGGCACCGATATTACGGCGGATTGTACGGTCGGCCCCGCATCGACTGCGTTCTATGAATATCGGGCAAAAGGCGGGGCGGCCAGTGTGACGGTGAGTGAGCTGGTGGTGCACCCAAAAACCGAAGGCTCGCATATGTACCATCTTGACCTGCATACACCGGGGTCTTTAGCGAGCTTTACTTATACTGCCGATGCAATCCGTAGGCATGGTGCGATTGCCAGTGTTGAGTTATCGCATTCTGGCCAATATGCCGGCACCTATCTGACAGATAAAGATAAAAAAGAGGGGTTATGCCAATGGGGACCAAGCGATGGCACGCGCCCTGATGGCAGAGAAGTGCGCGCATTAACGGAAGAGTTGATCCAAGAAATAATCGAAGCCTATGGTGAAAAAGCGGCGTTAGCTAAAAAAGCTGGCTTTGAAATGGTCATGGTCCATGGTGGGCACGGCTGGTTAATTAATCAGTTTTTATCCCCTTATTTCAATAAACGCACCGACAAGTATGGTGGCTCGCTGGAAAATCGTGTGCGGTTTGCACAGGAAGTATTAGATAGCATTCGTAAAGCGGTTGGTGTTGGTTTCCCAATTGAATTTCGGATGAGCGGTTCAGAACTGTTTGATGGCGGTTACGATCTCAATGATGGTATCGAAATTGCCAAATTACTGGAAAGTCGCATCGACCTGCTGCATGTCTCTGCCGGTACGTATCAGCGCGGATTCGGCGTCACCCATCCATCGATGTTTTTACCGCATGGCAGTAACGTTTATCTGGCGGAAGCCATTAAAAAACAGGTGAATGTGCCAGTAGCTACCATTGGCGGGTTAAATGATCCGCAGATGATGGAAGATATTATCGCATCGGGTAAAGCGGACATTGTCGAGATGGCGCGCGCGTTGTTAGCCGACCCTGAATTACCGAAAAAAATCACCATGAATCGGGATGAATACATCGTTCGGTGTCTACGTTGTTACACCTGTATGGCGGAGCGTGCTCAGACGGCTACTCGCCGATGTACTGTTAATCCCATCATTGGCCGTGAGCTTGATGGTATGGAAATATTACCTGCTGCAAATAAGAAAAAAGTGCTGGTGGTTGGGGCAGGGCCTGGGGGCTTACAGGCGGCACTGACTGCAGCCAAGCGTGGGCACGAGGTCATTTTATGTGAAAAAAATGATGAAGTGGGCGGCATTTTGATTGGCGAACAAGCGATCCCGTTTAAGTATGAAATGTATCAGCTCGGTGTCACCTTGGGTAAGCTTTGTCATGAAGCCGGTGTTGATATTCGTCTCAATACCCCCGTTGATAAGGCCTATGCGGAAGCGATTGATGCGGATGCCATCATTATTGCGGTTGGCTCCGAACCAGTTATGCCACCGATCAAAGGGCTTGATAGTGAGCAGGTGGTCTTAATTAACGATTACCATCATCACAAAGAAAAAATCAGTGATGACGTAGTGGTGTTAGGCGGCGGGCTGGCGGGTTGTGAAGTGGCAATTCATTTCGCCCGAGAGAATAAGCGAGTTCGCTTGGTTGAGATGAACAGTGAATTGTCACCAGATGCGAATGTGCGTCATCGGCCGTTGCTGTTAGCTGAAATAGAAAAATCGGGCATTGAGGTGTTCAAAAACCATAAAGCGCTTGAAGTAAACAATGATGGTGTTTTGTGTCAGGACAAGAATGGTAATGAAGTGCTGATCCCTGGCACTAGCGTTGTTTGTGCTTTAGGCCAACGCTCACGAAGAGACATTGTTGATGAGTTGTGGGATTCAGCGCCGTTAGTGTCGCAGATCGGTGATTGTGTGAAAGTATCAACCATTACGACAGCTGTTTATCAGGGCCACCACGCTGCAATGGATGTGTGA
- a CDS encoding GNAT family N-acetyltransferase, translated as MVDGYSISDDKNKLDVQVIHHFLSHSYWAKNIPVDTVQRSIDNSFCVGIYAASGTQVAFARVITDFATFAYLGDVFVVENHRKKGLSKWLVKFIIEHPLLQGLRRLLLVTADAHGLYQQFGFQPITQSENYLSIHNPNIYLNT; from the coding sequence ATGGTTGATGGTTATTCCATTTCTGATGACAAAAACAAATTAGATGTTCAGGTTATTCATCATTTCCTGAGCCATTCATACTGGGCTAAAAATATTCCTGTCGATACCGTTCAACGCTCCATTGATAACTCTTTTTGTGTGGGTATTTATGCTGCTTCAGGCACCCAAGTTGCCTTTGCCCGTGTCATTACTGATTTTGCTACTTTTGCTTATCTCGGCGATGTTTTTGTCGTTGAAAATCACCGAAAGAAAGGATTAAGTAAGTGGTTAGTTAAGTTCATTATTGAACATCCATTGCTGCAAGGATTACGTAGATTGTTGCTGGTGACTGCTGATGCACATGGCCTCTATCAACAATTTGGGTTCCAGCCTATTACTCAATCTGAAAATTATCTGAGTATTCATAACCCGAATATCTATTTGAATACCTAA
- a CDS encoding PadR family transcriptional regulator produces MRVLKYAILGLLNKQPMTGYDIGKEFNYELAEFWHAKHSQIYTELKKLNDEGLVTFDIEISGDILEKKQYTITEAGKTDLLKWLHKDEPIEKTAKDVFRVRMYFSNNIDLTSRIGLLESQKMQHIKRLNTLKKTSEQYPEVPDCDSDRFGDFIVLESAIMREECTLNWINKCIAYCQDAKNKSDN; encoded by the coding sequence ATGAGAGTGCTCAAATACGCGATCTTGGGTTTATTGAATAAACAACCCATGACCGGTTATGACATTGGGAAAGAGTTCAACTACGAATTAGCCGAGTTCTGGCACGCTAAGCACAGTCAGATCTATACCGAACTTAAGAAGCTCAATGACGAAGGGTTGGTCACGTTTGATATTGAGATCTCAGGCGATATATTAGAAAAAAAGCAATACACCATCACTGAGGCGGGTAAAACGGACTTACTGAAATGGCTTCATAAAGATGAGCCTATCGAGAAGACAGCAAAAGATGTGTTCCGTGTTCGTATGTATTTCTCTAACAATATTGATCTGACCTCTCGCATCGGGCTATTAGAAAGCCAGAAAATGCAACACATTAAACGACTCAATACGCTGAAGAAAACATCAGAGCAATATCCTGAGGTACCTGATTGCGACAGCGATCGATTTGGCGATTTTATCGTTTTAGAAAGTGCCATTATGCGGGAAGAGTGCACACTTAACTGGATAAACAAGTGCATCGCATATTGTCAGGATGCAAAAAATAAATCAGATAATTAA
- a CDS encoding glycine zipper 2TM domain-containing protein, protein MKMTYRLAQGAMVLVMLFSVVSCSGMSRQDKNTAIGAGIGAVGGAVLTGGGTVGTLGGAAIGGVIGHEIKK, encoded by the coding sequence ATGAAGATGACATATCGGTTAGCTCAAGGCGCCATGGTACTTGTCATGTTATTTAGCGTGGTAAGTTGCTCAGGCATGTCAAGACAGGATAAAAATACCGCGATCGGTGCTGGTATTGGTGCCGTTGGCGGGGCTGTATTGACCGGCGGTGGTACAGTGGGCACCCTCGGTGGTGCTGCAATCGGCGGTGTTATCGGCCACGAAATTAAAAAGTAA
- a CDS encoding type II toxin-antitoxin system RelE/ParE family toxin, producing MWTVVTVDRFDEWFLALDESEQKSILTGVFKLQELGPMLGRPDVDTLAGTKKVKNLKELRVQHSGKPYRIFFAFDPLRQAVMLCGGDKTGNKRFYETMIPIAEQEFLDHLNTLR from the coding sequence ATGTGGACTGTTGTTACCGTAGATCGGTTTGATGAATGGTTTCTGGCACTTGATGAAAGTGAGCAGAAAAGCATTTTAACCGGCGTATTCAAACTTCAAGAGCTTGGCCCCATGTTAGGACGTCCCGATGTGGACACCTTAGCTGGCACCAAAAAAGTTAAAAATCTCAAAGAGCTTCGCGTTCAGCACAGTGGAAAACCGTATCGAATTTTCTTTGCATTTGACCCACTCAGACAAGCTGTCATGTTGTGTGGTGGCGATAAAACAGGGAATAAGCGTTTTTATGAAACGATGATCCCGATAGCTGAACAGGAATTTTTAGACCATCTGAACACACTGAGGTGA
- a CDS encoding helix-turn-helix domain-containing protein, with protein sequence MAKPLNELLKKVNPEVVLAAKEQAEQDILELRLSMLREQLELSQVEMAHRLGISQPSVANLEKRGQEIKLSSLKRYVEAMGGKLTVDVQLPDGRHIGMNF encoded by the coding sequence ATGGCCAAACCACTGAATGAGTTACTTAAAAAAGTGAACCCTGAAGTTGTTCTGGCGGCAAAAGAACAGGCTGAACAAGACATTCTTGAACTTAGACTATCGATGCTTCGTGAACAACTGGAATTATCACAAGTCGAAATGGCGCACCGATTAGGTATTTCACAGCCCTCAGTAGCAAATCTTGAAAAAAGAGGGCAGGAGATCAAACTGTCATCATTAAAACGCTATGTTGAAGCCATGGGCGGAAAATTGACGGTTGATGTTCAATTACCAGATGGGCGTCATATCGGCATGAATTTCTGA
- a CDS encoding alpha/beta hydrolase produces MTNTHLTAPTLFVDIDGDRFAYRRWGNNTTKQPPLFFLQHFRGGMDHWDPLITDGLAAGREVILFNGRGVASSSGTPRTRIEQMADDAAAVIRALGLTVVDVLGFSLGGFQAQDLTLRHPALVRKLMLLGTGPRGGNPDSDPGVLDAAPRPVPTVEDFLFLFFGRSEAARQAGLAFWERRHQRIEQDPASSPAVIQAQIEANMYYLAKLDRNEPFKHLREIRQPTFILNGSNDVMIPTINSWYMAQNIPNAQLFIYPDTGHAAQYQYPERFLKHAMQFLDEE; encoded by the coding sequence ATGACCAATACGCATCTCACGGCGCCTACCCTTTTTGTCGACATTGATGGTGACCGATTCGCTTATCGCCGTTGGGGAAATAACACCACGAAACAGCCACCGCTGTTTTTTCTACAGCATTTCCGTGGCGGCATGGATCATTGGGATCCACTCATAACAGATGGTTTGGCTGCAGGACGAGAGGTGATCTTGTTCAACGGACGTGGCGTAGCTTCGTCTTCCGGCACACCGCGAACCCGGATTGAACAGATGGCCGACGACGCGGCGGCGGTTATACGCGCACTCGGCTTAACCGTAGTTGATGTATTGGGTTTTTCTCTTGGCGGTTTTCAGGCGCAAGATCTGACATTGCGTCATCCCGCGCTAGTCCGAAAACTCATGCTGTTAGGCACAGGGCCACGCGGTGGAAATCCAGATTCCGACCCCGGTGTTTTGGATGCAGCACCTCGACCCGTTCCAACGGTAGAAGATTTTTTATTCCTGTTTTTTGGCCGTTCAGAGGCAGCCCGACAAGCCGGTCTCGCTTTCTGGGAACGCCGTCACCAGCGGATAGAACAAGATCCCGCCAGCTCGCCTGCTGTAATTCAGGCACAGATCGAAGCCAATATGTATTATCTGGCCAAATTAGATCGCAACGAACCGTTTAAACATTTACGGGAAATCAGGCAGCCAACCTTCATTCTTAATGGTTCAAATGATGTAATGATCCCCACCATCAATTCTTGGTATATGGCTCAGAACATCCCGAATGCGCAATTATTCATTTATCCAGATACTGGTCATGCCGCTCAATATCAGTATCCAGAACGATTTTTGAAGCATGCAATGCAGTTTTTAGATGAAGAGTAA
- a CDS encoding thiamine pyrophosphate-binding protein encodes MSSVTAVGDCSGRNGADVLLEVLESEGIDYIFGNPGTTELPLIDALLRHHSVKYVFALQEASAVAMADGYAQATRKPGFINLHTAGGLGHGMGNLINAKVSQTPLVVTAGQQDLRHTLTDPLLYDDLVSIARPNVKWAQEVTNASQLPILLRRAFNDADAAPKGPVFLSLPMDVMEQQCDVTVPEQSRIIHRYTAGSLDILAKEIAQISPGRLAIIAGDEIHDSDASTEVVALAEMLGASVYGSSFPARIPFPTAHPLWAGNMPMNAKLISEILQNYDAILGLGGKSLITVLYSEIPAVPSHCQVFQLSADPSDLGRTYVSKLSTIGDLQCSLKVLLPLLKQELQQIDFDAKSLLDAAFVRQQQKQKTLHADVSAHFSETPVSPLVAAFEAARAIGPDITIIDEALATTNALRASLSSHQATQYSFFRGGALGWAMPAAVGFSLGRGREPVVCFVGDGAAMYSPQALWTAAHENLPITFIVMNNQEYNILKNFMRSQESYTSAQTGKFIAMDITNPVIDYQALALSMGVTACKVTQASDIAPTVEHCIRSGKTCLVEIVISA; translated from the coding sequence ATGAGCTCTGTAACAGCAGTCGGAGATTGTTCAGGAAGGAACGGCGCGGATGTATTACTTGAAGTACTGGAAAGTGAAGGCATCGACTACATTTTCGGCAATCCCGGCACCACGGAATTACCGCTGATCGATGCCTTGTTACGACACCATTCAGTGAAATATGTTTTTGCATTACAGGAAGCCAGTGCGGTTGCTATGGCGGATGGTTATGCGCAGGCAACGCGTAAGCCGGGGTTCATTAATCTGCACACGGCTGGTGGCCTTGGTCATGGCATGGGCAATTTAATTAATGCCAAGGTGTCACAAACCCCGTTAGTAGTGACCGCTGGCCAGCAAGATCTGCGGCATACACTGACTGACCCTCTGCTGTATGACGATTTAGTCAGCATTGCCCGCCCGAATGTGAAATGGGCACAAGAAGTTACCAACGCCTCTCAACTGCCAATCTTACTCCGCCGCGCCTTTAATGATGCCGATGCGGCGCCGAAAGGACCGGTATTTTTATCATTACCGATGGATGTGATGGAGCAACAATGTGATGTCACGGTTCCTGAGCAATCACGTATTATCCATCGTTATACCGCAGGCAGCCTCGATATTCTGGCAAAAGAGATCGCCCAGATCAGCCCCGGTCGCTTAGCGATTATTGCCGGTGATGAGATCCATGACTCTGATGCAAGCACGGAAGTCGTTGCTTTAGCAGAAATGCTGGGTGCATCGGTTTACGGTTCTTCGTTCCCTGCCCGTATCCCATTCCCGACCGCACACCCGCTGTGGGCCGGCAATATGCCGATGAATGCAAAGCTCATTTCTGAGATTTTACAAAACTACGATGCAATTCTGGGTTTAGGCGGGAAGTCGCTAATTACCGTGCTCTACAGCGAGATACCTGCTGTTCCATCTCATTGTCAGGTTTTCCAATTGTCAGCAGACCCGAGTGATTTGGGCAGGACGTATGTGTCAAAACTCTCCACTATTGGTGATCTTCAATGTTCATTGAAAGTGTTGCTTCCCCTGCTGAAGCAAGAACTGCAACAGATCGATTTTGATGCGAAAAGTTTGCTGGATGCTGCTTTCGTTCGGCAGCAACAGAAACAAAAAACACTGCACGCAGATGTTTCTGCGCATTTTAGTGAAACACCGGTTTCTCCTTTGGTCGCGGCATTTGAAGCGGCACGCGCGATTGGCCCTGATATCACCATTATTGACGAAGCCTTAGCCACCACGAACGCTTTACGTGCCAGCCTAAGTAGCCATCAGGCCACGCAGTATTCATTCTTCCGGGGCGGTGCCTTGGGCTGGGCAATGCCTGCCGCGGTCGGTTTTAGCCTTGGCCGGGGGCGTGAACCCGTTGTTTGTTTTGTCGGTGATGGGGCCGCGATGTATTCGCCGCAAGCGCTCTGGACTGCAGCACATGAAAATCTGCCGATCACGTTTATCGTGATGAACAATCAGGAATACAATATTCTGAAAAACTTCATGCGTAGTCAGGAAAGTTACACCTCCGCCCAAACCGGAAAATTTATCGCCATGGATATTACCAACCCCGTTATTGATTATCAGGCGCTGGCATTATCGATGGGGGTAACGGCTTGCAAGGTAACGCAGGCATCTGACATAGCGCCAACGGTTGAGCATTGCATTCGATCAGGTAAAACCTGTCTGGTTGAAATCGTGATATCCGCATAA
- a CDS encoding DUF1272 domain-containing protein yields the protein MLEMRPNCECCDKDLSPEATDVLICSFECTFCVACAKNYLHDQCPNCGGELVRRPRRPAEKLANNPASIKRIFNPALRNKNT from the coding sequence ATGCTTGAAATGCGACCAAACTGTGAATGCTGCGATAAAGACTTATCACCTGAAGCAACAGACGTGCTGATTTGTTCGTTTGAATGTACTTTCTGTGTCGCCTGTGCAAAAAATTATCTTCATGATCAATGCCCGAATTGTGGTGGTGAGTTAGTTCGACGCCCTCGCCGCCCAGCAGAAAAACTGGCTAACAATCCGGCTTCGATTAAACGAATTTTTAACCCAGCTCTGCGAAATAAAAACACATAA
- a CDS encoding cold shock domain-containing protein, protein MKGKITQWNDDKGFGFITPDDNSDKIFFHISVINPKNRRPKINDAVLFEATVDNQQRMKATEVYYEGLTLRPIKSVSNQNSHTQRQSSDRKIILEPVRKTALDYVCLVISIILGAVAGFSYFNSKDLTMAIPIALPAIILFAVYNRQKTPTSKLFTCSRCRCNVPFENRTIRAWNMGTLKLYCSNCHADWLRNREITDNTSYSSSSRGGGCLGALAMMVAIPVGLLSIAHWLS, encoded by the coding sequence ATGAAAGGTAAAATCACTCAATGGAATGATGATAAAGGTTTTGGCTTTATTACTCCTGATGATAATTCAGATAAAATCTTTTTCCATATTTCTGTTATAAATCCCAAAAATAGAAGACCTAAAATTAATGATGCTGTGTTATTTGAGGCTACAGTAGATAATCAGCAAAGAATGAAAGCAACGGAAGTTTACTATGAAGGTTTGACACTTCGCCCTATCAAATCGGTTTCCAATCAAAACTCTCATACTCAGCGACAGTCAAGTGATCGAAAAATTATTCTTGAACCAGTCAGAAAAACTGCTCTTGATTATGTCTGTTTAGTCATTTCCATCATATTGGGCGCCGTGGCTGGATTTAGTTATTTTAATTCTAAAGATCTGACAATGGCCATTCCGATTGCATTACCAGCAATCATATTATTTGCCGTTTATAATCGCCAAAAAACACCAACAAGTAAGTTATTTACCTGTTCTCGTTGTCGTTGCAATGTTCCGTTTGAAAATCGCACTATTCGTGCATGGAACATGGGCACGCTAAAACTTTACTGTTCAAATTGCCATGCTGACTGGTTACGCAACCGTGAGATTACAGATAATACTTCTTACTCATCTTCAAGCCGAGGTGGTGGTTGCCTTGGCGCCCTAGCAATGATGGTAGCCATTCCTGTTGGTTTATTATCTATTGCACACTGGCTGAGTTGA
- a CDS encoding Lrp/AsnC family transcriptional regulator — translation MQKNNSSNVELDETTLKILDCLQKNAELSIAELSEIVGLSQSPCWRRVNDLKTSGLIQKSVAIADQEKLGLHVNVFVHVTLCRQTEECLMQFEEAIRDLPEIMECYLMSGEADYMLRVVVHDLREYQHLLTNCLTKIPAVSSIRSSFALSRVKYTTALPLGI, via the coding sequence ATGCAGAAAAATAATTCCTCAAATGTTGAGTTGGATGAAACAACCTTAAAAATTTTGGATTGCTTGCAGAAAAATGCCGAGCTCAGTATTGCGGAATTATCAGAAATTGTCGGGTTATCGCAATCTCCATGTTGGCGACGAGTTAACGACTTAAAAACGAGTGGCTTGATTCAAAAATCAGTGGCTATTGCTGATCAGGAAAAACTCGGCCTGCATGTAAACGTCTTTGTTCATGTGACGTTATGTCGCCAGACGGAAGAGTGTTTGATGCAGTTCGAAGAGGCAATTCGCGATCTGCCAGAGATCATGGAATGCTACCTCATGAGCGGAGAGGCCGATTACATGCTGCGCGTGGTAGTGCATGATTTGCGTGAATATCAGCATTTACTGACGAATTGTCTGACGAAAATTCCGGCCGTTTCCTCAATTCGCTCTAGTTTTGCACTATCGAGAGTGAAATACACGACCGCGCTACCACTGGGCATTTAA
- a CDS encoding methyltransferase domain-containing protein encodes MLNQVNEAIQTHYSRLDVGSVILAALEKVGKDLDHLTPEDLAPVDEFHIRGRAATLELARAAGLDANKHVLDVGSGVGGTSRCLAKEFGCRVTGIDLTDEYGLAAAMLSSKVGLADLVDYHQGDATNLPFDDGIFDVVWTEHVAMNIPDKTKLYAELHRVLKPNGTLAIYDVLAGPSGTVLFPVPWARSPDTSFLVRPHELRMLLESVGFTISEWSDTTEVAREWFLSLAEKIRKEGFPPLGFHLLLGRDFQEMAQNQGRNLQEGRIVLGQVVARKLI; translated from the coding sequence ATGCTGAATCAAGTAAACGAAGCAATCCAGACTCATTATAGCCGCTTGGATGTGGGCAGTGTCATTTTAGCGGCTCTGGAAAAAGTGGGGAAAGACCTAGATCATCTTACGCCGGAGGATTTAGCCCCTGTCGACGAGTTTCATATTCGGGGGCGGGCAGCGACACTTGAACTTGCCCGCGCCGCTGGTCTTGATGCCAATAAGCACGTTCTTGATGTTGGTAGCGGTGTTGGTGGTACTTCGCGATGTCTCGCGAAGGAATTCGGCTGCCGCGTTACGGGCATTGACCTCACAGACGAATACGGTCTCGCTGCTGCAATGCTATCGAGCAAGGTTGGGCTCGCGGATCTGGTTGATTACCACCAAGGCGATGCCACCAACTTGCCGTTTGATGATGGAATATTCGATGTTGTCTGGACGGAACATGTGGCAATGAATATTCCTGATAAAACTAAGTTGTATGCAGAGCTCCATCGAGTTCTGAAACCAAATGGAACGCTCGCGATCTACGACGTATTAGCCGGCCCTTCTGGTACAGTCCTGTTTCCTGTCCCATGGGCGCGCAGCCCAGATACAAGCTTCCTGGTTCGGCCACATGAGTTACGCATGCTTCTTGAAAGTGTCGGATTTACTATTTCTGAATGGTCAGACACGACAGAGGTGGCGCGTGAGTGGTTCCTGTCTCTGGCCGAAAAAATACGAAAAGAAGGCTTTCCGCCCCTTGGATTTCATCTGCTCTTAGGCCGTGATTTTCAGGAGATGGCGCAAAATCAGGGAAGGAATCTTCAGGAAGGGCGAATAGTTCTTGGACAAGTTGTCGCAAGAAAGCTGATATAA